In Danio aesculapii chromosome 8, fDanAes4.1, whole genome shotgun sequence, the genomic stretch GGATGAATGCAGggcagacagacaaatagacattTATAGATAGGTAGTTGATTTGATATGGTAGATATGGTTGGTTTagacatggatggatgattggtatggttggttggatgcatggatagatggaaagatggaaaATTGATGGATacaggacagacagacaaatagacagacataGACATATATTAATAGATAGTTGGTTAGATATGATAGATACGGTTGgttagacatggatggatggatggatggatggatggatggatggctggatgaatggatagatagatagaaagttaagtggttggttggttggttggatggctgGATCcatggatagatagaaagatggaaaattaatggatgatggatggatggatgtttggttgattggttagttggatGCATCAATAGATGTAAAGATGGAAAATAGATGGATGCAGGACagagacaaatagacagacaaatagaGACATCGATAGATAGGTAGTTTGTTACATATGCTATATATGGTTGgttagacatggatggatggatggatggatggatggatggatggatggatggatggatggatggatggatggatggatggatggatggatggatggatggatggatgaatggatggatggatggatggttggttggttggttggttggttggttggttggtttggttgattgattggatggatggatccatagatagatagatggaaatatggatggatggaaggttggttggttggatgcatggatagatgaaAAGATgcaaaattgatggatggatgcaggACAGACAAACAAATAGGCATATAGACATACTGTAGATATATAAGTAGTTGGTTAGATATGGTAGATATGGTTGAATAGACATGAATGGATGTCTAACAGACAGAACATTTATTGAGTTTTGTAAAATTCTACACTTTTTACAAGAAGCTTCCTTTCCAAATATATGCAAAGGAATGTGTTTGTGTAACATTCTTTACATAAGAATGGCATTTTGTAACAGTATGCTAACTAGAAAAAAAGCAATTAACTTAAGAAAATCCAAATACCCAGACAAAGTGAACAATAATCACCCTTACTTAAACTATTATCCCACAGTGCAGCACAATTCAACTATTATTTCATTCACTTGCAGCAGTTGTGTAATAACTGAAGAGCTGAGAAAGACCTATTATGAATTAGAAATCAGAAATCCCTTTGGAATCTTATAAAAGTCTGGCAGCATGATTAGAAATTGATCCAATGTGTCTTatctttaataatgaaaaaagcacaaaaaaagagATGTAGATTATAGCCAAAACACTAAATGTCCctgtaaattacattaaaatgtaataatatgcaTCTATAAAGCTGCAAACAAGAGCTAAAACAGAGGGCAAAGTGCAGGGAAAGACAAATAATCCATGGCAGCATTGGAGAAAGAGACTGAATGTGAATGTTTGTGAATGTGACCTCAGATTAGAGAGCGCTGTTAAAGATTATCCAGCCTCTTGCACTCTTTAATTCCAAACATAATCCTGAATTCAgagtttatgttgttgtttttccacTACACCACTTGGCCTATTTCTCCCATGCACATCGTTTCATTCACAAGAACAAGCGGCCCGTGTGTGGATGTGCATGGAGAATGTGCCGGGCCAGACACCGCGTCCCAAACAAGCACAATGAAGTGGATGCGTAGGAGGCTTGTGCTATTAGAGTCATTCAAGCATCCAGAGAACAACCTGCTCCTTAATGTCTGCAAGCGTGTTGTTTGTGCTCAGGGGGTAAAAATAGATGTACATGTGGAATTGATCTGTTTACTTTGTGTAAGGCTAGTTGTATGGAATTGACTTGTACTTtgcacttttatatatatatatatatatatatatatatatatatatatatatatatatatatatattaaaaaaattatttggttaTAAAGAACTTCACTATATGGTGCAAATATCTGCTTGCTGCAGATAATTGTATTAAACGTCTggatttagttttactttttgaATTATAGCCTGTGTTTAATGACATCTGCCGATCACAGGATCCAGAAATCATTAGCATGTTGTGAAGTGCTGTATATTTTATCAGGACAGTAAGGGTTTTAGTTCATGcagtgaaattaaattaaattaaattaaattaaattaaattaaattaaattaaattaaattaaattaaattaaattaaattaaattaaattaaaaatatataaatttaaaaaatgttaaataggatggctaaaataaaataaaataaatatcaaatggcataaataaaaattttataaaaaaaataaataaaatggcataaataaatttaaataaaaaaaaaactaaatcaaaaataaaattaaaagttgGATGgccaaaataaactaaactaaactaaactaaactaaactaaactaaactaaactaaactaaactaaactaaaatagtCTGAtgcctaaaattaaataaaattaaatacaaattaaatggccaaaataaaataaaaaatggatcgcttaaaataaataaaaaataaaaattggatggccaaaataaatttaaattaaattaaaaataaaatacaattttgatggctaaaataaaataaaaagtgggttgcttaaataaaataaattaaaataagaaccAGATtgcataaacaaattaaaattaaattaaattaaatataaaataaaaatttggacagccaaaataaaatataagatgTCTAAAAATGATgcctaaaataaatttttattaaatgaaatacaaattggatggctaaaataaaataaaataaaaatcagatcgcttaaataaaataaatagaaataaaaatcagatggcataaataaattaaattaaaaataaaacaaaaatttgatggcgaaaatataataaaaatcagattgtttaaaataaataaagataaaaatcgGATggcataaataaattgaaattaaattataaataaattaaaaagtcacatggctaaaataaaataaaaatctgatggtttaaaattcaattcaactcaaattggatggctaaaataaaataaaatcaaataaaatgctaattgaatggttaaaatgaaataaagaaaactaaaaaaaaatctatagatgCTGCAGATAATAAACTGTGGTTTAATAAAGTGAATTAATTTGATGGTCTGTGCCAGAAATGGAATATTATATTTCTAACATTATAATGCATGGCCTGAGGGTTAGtaaattaaaagttatttatCATTTCTGGTTGAACAATTCCTTTAATGGATAAACTACTTGACATCTTTTAGATTGATGTCATGATACATCTTTCTAATCTTGTGTGCAAAGTTATtataatcaacttttttttttactcttaataTCAAATTCCAACTATAACTCATTAAAATGGTCATTGTTATAATAAATTtgtctgattaatttacaaccACAAATTAGAAAGTCAAAAGCTAGGGCattatggaaaacgcaaataaaaaagaaagtagtgatttgcaaatttacttaaatttactgtggaggaagagaatacaggtacttgactgacctgcctgcagtcctgacctgtctccaatagagaatgtgtgatgcattttgaaacaCAACATGTTACAACAAAGaacccgtactgttgcccaccttaagacttgtttgcaggaagaatgggacaaaattacacctgaaacacttcataactagttgtcttcagtccctaaacgtctttgaagtgttgtgaaaaggaatggcaacatcaCAAAGTGggaaatgctttactgttacaatattttttttaaatgtgtggcaAGAGCCAAAATTGgattatgtgtttatttacaaaaataattttaaaaatcacaataaacagTGTGCTGTTATGTTGTCTTTCTTATATGCGTTTTCCATTCTGCACCAACTTTTTGGTGTTGTAAATACAGgaataaacttattttaatattgtcACTTGTCATTGTCAAAATTCTTAGTACTATTACCTGTGCACTAAATCaacatctaataataataatgataataataataatcaagagGCCCGTTTtgaaattactattattactattattattattataattattattattattactgcatgATATCTGACATATGCATATTGATATAAACCATATAGGTTTTAGAACTGCATTCACATTCccataatataaaaacaatgcgatttaaaacattttggtaTGCATTATATTAtccaaaattaaacaatacaTTGACCATTTAttgttaattgaacattttattagAGTTCAGAGGAACATATTAAAAGACtcagaaaaaaagagagatcCATTTCAAAATTATCATTGTTTATATACCATTATTTTCTACACCTAAACACACTGCAGACAACATCTTCCACACATGCACATATTGCATATACTGATATAGAGCTCCATTTTTTAAGAATCAGATTTCCATAGGTACAGTAATCTGAAAACCGTGAAGTAATAAACCTTGGACTGGATTATATTATtccaaattaaacaataaaatatatatatatttacatttaaatctgACCAAGTATGTATTGGCTTGCATGTTTTCATGAATTTTAATCAACAAATTTGCTCATATTTATTTCACACTTAATATATTGTAAACTTGATATCTGGATTTGTCTGTGGTTATTTAAGTAAAGTACTATTAAATTGTGCTATAGCAATGATTACACTTTATTACCGTACACATGATTTGTTAGGCCCGTGTTTTCTATTTTTGTTACCTTTTTAAGCTACACTTGTCTCCTACCAGCTTGCATCACCCACTGAAACTGTACACCTGTATGGAAAGTTGCCGCACAGCGTATTTTGCCCACACAAAATGACACGGTGCGCTCAACCATGAAAAATACATCATCGCCTTCAGCGCGTGGTTTTGATGTTCCTAATTTAAACAGCCTAACTGGTGTGACTTTGCCCAAAAGCCCTGAAGGCAAACACACAAGTGTCATCATAAATTGTATGCAAATATCGCTCTATAATACTGTTTAAACTCACGTCACAACATAAAAAACACGGGTAACCCCAACGACCACGTGCCGGTGGGAAAAGAGGGGAGAGCGCGTCAGCACCCATATTTGGAATGTCGGCTGTGGTCAGCGAGCCATATATGGTGCTTCCGCGCGTGACGTTGGTTTCTTATGTGGAAAACGAAGGCGTGGCTGTGTCGGAGGAGACGCGATACAAATACTGTTAGCAACCCCGCCTGTACTGTAGAAACACATCTGCTCACCAATAAAAGACTTTAAAAACTAATCTTTAACAGAAATACAGAAGATCAAAGAGTAAACAACtagttgtttattttaaagcaacAATAAACAACAGACCTTCAACGGGAATAGTGTTTTGTGTCACCTGTTTTTGTTGATTATAGTTCTAGAAGATAAAACGCTTTCAATATACTCTGAACGCGCTGCTGTTGATGCTGTGAAGGTTATTCGTTTCAACTCACGGCTGTTTGTTTGTCTGGAGAGGGCATCATGGGTATCGGCGACCCTCTCGAGATCTCAGGCAGTGAGTTGGTTCAGATTTTGCGGACTCCCTCGGAGCTCTTCGCGTCCGGAGGCTGCATCGTGCTGGACTGCCGTCCTTTCCTCGGCTTCTCCCGCGCGCACATTCTCGAGTCCCGCAACGTCAACTGGAACTCCATGCTGAGGCGCAGGTCCAAGAGCTCTGTGGTGTCTCTGGAGTGGCTTGTGGCCGATAAGTCTCTCCTGGCCCAGCTGAGGAACGGAGACTTCTCTCCGGTGGTGGTCCTGGATGACAACAGCCGCTCGGTGAGGGACCTGAAGAGCGAGAGTTTGGCCAGTCTCCTCATCAGCGCCCTTCAGTCTGAAGTCCAGTCCGCCTCGACGCACATCTGCTTCTTACAAGGTGAACTTCTGCTTCACACTACAACTGCTGTCATTTAggtttaaactattatattatattatattatattatattatattatattatattatattatattatattatattatattatattaaattgtattatattatattatattatattaaattatattatattatattacattatattatattaaatgactcacaaaatgtaaattaaaaatagtcataaTGATTTAACATCAATCAGTTTTCTTATACCAACGAATGTAATTAAATAAGGGAAATGTCTCCTTATTGTGAGCATATTTTCgcatttaaatgtattagatTGTATATTAAtagattattaatatattttattactattaggtAAATAGACAGATAGAAGCTAGaagatatttgatatttattcagAGCCTAAATCTTTAGGTTATAGCAAatgtaaattaaactaaattacatGGAAGTCTTCCTATAGTTTAACAAAGACAGGtctattatatagtatattataatattaatactgatatatttattatagaAATTACACAAAACAAGAATAACACAGTGACTCATTAAATAGCTTATGTATTAAAACAAACAgtcttttgtaatatatttacatttgctatttctttagtttgttttgtttaaaaacgtATCATAAAATGGCAGCTAGAAGATAGAAGTGGGGGAGGGGAGTTTTAAATGAAAGAAATCTCTCCTTAAAACGacgtttttattgtattaaataagcttaaaatgttatattttatattcaacTGGAGTCATTTTGGTGTCATGATTTTTAGATTTAAACTACTATATATTTTAGATACTAAATGACACTGCACAAAATGTAAGATAAAAGGAGTCATAATGATAACACCAAATAATTTAGCATCAATGGGTTATTTTACACTaagaaatgtaatataataaaataaatgtctttgtaatgtgacaatgtttttgcttttcctAGAAAGCCTAGGTAAATAGACAGATAGAAGCAGATATTTGATATTTCTGCATTgagtttatttatattacttttatatatatataattattattattattgttattattatttattgaaatcaTTTGGTAAtagctaaatgtaaataaatctgaATCACCTGGAAGAATAAAGTCTTACTATAGTTTATCAATGACAGGCATTTCATATagaatattattgtattaatattatattacatttaccaTTTATAAAATTCCACCaaggtaaaaaacaaacataaacaaaacaaaaactatacaGGGAGACATTTAAATAACAGATTATACAttcaaaaaaaaactgttttttgcaatacatttacatttgattgtgtttttactgttttgtttttgttactttcatttaatttgtatCATAAAATGGCAGCTAGAGTTTCAGATAGACATGATGGGGGAGGggtagttttaaattaaatacaagaaATGTATCTTTTTTGcattaaatataaacttaaaatgttgtattttatatttctatttgtattataaaaaataaatagtgaaaaatacatacatgtgtgtatatgaaaaATACACAGCTTGGCTTcatgtaatgtattttatgtatgtatttttcttTCAGTGTAAAATAGCTGAACACAAATCTTTCAAATGTCCTTCTCTGTTTTTCAAACTGCAGAAAATCACAacatcatatatttttttcttaatttgcagGAGGATTTGATGGATTCTTTGCACTTTATCCTGAGCTCTGCTTTACCGCCCCTGCTGTCCTGTGCTCTACTCTCAGTGAGCCAGAGCCCGTCATGTCCGGTAGAAAGACTCCTCTCTATGATCAGGTTTGCTAAAATCTTAAAATCACAATTACTTTAATCAACAACCATTTATATTACATGATCTTTATAGAACCCTCCCATtgattgtttttgcttttttgtatACTAGGGTGGTCCAGTTGAAATCCTCCCCTTTCTCTTCCTTGGAAGTGCTCATCACTCGTCCCGACGGGAGACTCTAGAGCGAAATGGGATCACAGCAGTCCTCAACGTCTCTTCGTCCTGTCCAAACCTGTTCGAGGAAGAGCTTCAATACAAAACCTTGAAGGTGGAGGACAGTCTGGCCGCAGACATACGTGTGCTCTTTCCTGAAGCCATCCACTTCATCGGTAAGTTCCCAATGAATAAACAGTCCCATAGCTCGTAAATAAATCAACAATTACCCAGAAAAGCTAACTCCCATCTTCAATGCTTCTGCAGATTCGATAAAAGAGGGTGGTGGTCGAGTACTGGTCCACTGTCAAGCAGGAATCTCTCGCTCCGCCACTATCTGTCTGGCGTACCTCATTCACGCTCAACGGGTCCGTCTGGATGAGGCCTTTGACTTTGTAAAACGCAGACGACAAGTCATTTCACCCAATCTCGCATTCATGGGCCAGCTTTTGCAATTCGAGACTGATGTTTTGTGCCCATATTCAGTACTAGAAAGAGAAAGCAGTGGTACTGCATTTTAGAACACTTGAACTGACCTGTAGGTTTTGACCGGACACTGTGACAGATCTACAAAGGTGCTTTTTGAGGATGCCATTGGTGTACAACAAGACTTTTCTGAGTGGGAATGAATATGGCATCTCACTCTTTAAAAAACATGGTAAATTCAGCCCaatctcactaggaaacaactattttatgtgttttcaattcatacgaattcataacttcattcgtatgaaaatgtacgattttaaaagtcCCCAAACCCtgtccctaaacctaaccatcattgggggatgagcaatcGGATGAGTAATCATATTAATACacaatcaaaaagttatgaattaatGTGAGATTGCGTTGGGTACAACTCAACTTGTTTAGGGAAGTCAAGCATCAACAGACCTATATTTGATTGTTTATGGTAAAACAGACTAAAACGAAATGCCTTTCTGTGTTTCCGATCAACAACGGCGTCGATGACACACCGCACCACCCAAGAGCCCTTATGGAAAATGTCATTGTCGCATGTCACGGTCACACCGTGTGCTTGACTACTAACTGTGATCTTTAATAACTTGAGATACTGACGAAAGCGTGAAACTACTTTTGTCCTGCCGTGTCGTTTCCATTCAGATTTAAGCAGTGGtttgtgtttatgtctgtgtgtaCGTCTGTTCATCTCGATGTCCTGAGTCGTGTTGCATCAGTTAGTGTTCCGTGTGACTGATGCTGTGACCATATAAGGCTGTGACATGTGGTTAGTCTTCTGTG encodes the following:
- the dusp2 gene encoding dual specificity protein phosphatase 2, with protein sequence MGIGDPLEISGSELVQILRTPSELFASGGCIVLDCRPFLGFSRAHILESRNVNWNSMLRRRSKSSVVSLEWLVADKSLLAQLRNGDFSPVVVLDDNSRSVRDLKSESLASLLISALQSEVQSASTHICFLQGGFDGFFALYPELCFTAPAVLCSTLSEPEPVMSGRKTPLYDQGGPVEILPFLFLGSAHHSSRRETLERNGITAVLNVSSSCPNLFEEELQYKTLKVEDSLAADIRVLFPEAIHFIDSIKEGGGRVLVHCQAGISRSATICLAYLIHAQRVRLDEAFDFVKRRRQVISPNLAFMGQLLQFETDVLCPYSVLERESSGTAF